The Naumovozyma dairenensis CBS 421 chromosome 1, complete genome genomic interval ataaaaattatACCGTCGATGTGGTCTTGGATGGATTTAAAAACCCTTTCGCaaatactattatttgagAATCTCAAATTGGACACATAGGAAAAGTAATAgtaaaattacaattaaaatgaaaacaaaattaaaaattcatatttagGGTGGGAgcaaatttaaaaaatattaaacatATATAGTATCATGGCAGGACCAGAACTTGGGAaggaaatataataataacagaaaaaaaataaaacattaatttcttaatacAAAAATCAAGAATAGATCTaatgaacaaaaataaaaaaataaaaaatttagaaaagTTAGAAAAGGTTAAAAAGCAATAAATAAGTAACAGGATTCGAATATTCTATCTATATAAGATATTCAGTAATATATAGTCacataatattaaattttaaaaatactCTTGACAAGTCGTCAAATCGttattcttcaatgatGTTCTATTTTATCgtattgtattatattatattgtgaTGTTGATTAattaaaaagaagaatcgatatatatagaatacataaaaaatactataaaatatacatGGAAGGTTTTGTCGCTGTTTTTTGGCCTAAGTCCAGACGTTCTTAAATAGatcattatcttctaatgaaatatttgaactatttctatcattattgttattggaATTCGTAGAGAAGTTCATGTTCATGTTCATGTTAAACGtgctattattattggtattattgatgatattagCGTTGGCTGATGGAAATGTTGAACCTAATGCCGGTGTAGATGCAGATGTtacattgttattattattattattgaaaaaggTGCTTTGACTTTGACTTTGCGAATTAGATGCCGGTTTCGAATATAAAGATAAGATcgattttttcaaatcaggTCTTTGAACAATTTCTGGTTGTGCTCTTTCACGAGTCGGATTCGACTGAATTCTCGATATATTCCTATGAGTATCTTTCGTTCTTGTGGATTTAAACTTATCGGATGACGTTtgtaaattcaataaactACCACTAGCACTTTTAGGATGAGGACGTTCGTGACTAATGTGAGctgttttattattatgatcattattattattattacctaCAGCATCAGTATTGATACCAATATCTAAAAGTGAATTAGATGAGTCACCTGATGAAGGTAAAGATTCACTTGTTTCATGCTTTGCTAAGTGCAGATTCGTGCCAATCCATTTCTTATACTCGTATTTATTCTTGATAAACAGTATCAACTTATTGGTATCAGTAATCCCGTTTCTTAAATCAGAAGAACCTGGTAAAGAATTTTCATAATAGTCGTTagcaatattattatttttcattttaatCAGCATTTCTAAATGTTCCTCTTTCCATGTATCTAGATCCACTGATTTAACTTTAGAAATATGAGTCCCCAGGGATCTATGAACACCAGCACATTTGATACAAATGAATACACCTAATGACCATGAAGCCCATCTCGGATGAGATTGAATTTTACAATCCGCACAATTGGAATTTCCTGGATCACGTAATAACGCAGATAGTGCCTTCTTCACCTGTATGGTAGTGGACATTACAGAATTTGtcagaaaataaaatcacTTGTTTTAGACAATAGTCTCAGGCTTGGTATAGTTGTTTAAAAATGATTTGCTTAAGAACAGCAACAAAATAACGCCTAACGGATATACAAAGGTGGACAATTAAAAATACAGACCCGCAATTTGATCAATCGTTCACCCTAAGAATACACGCACAGTTCATAAATCTCAGATATCACCTCAGTTACAGCCAGCACATACGTATCATATTCTATaaattctattattatttatcgTTTTTTTCATGTCGAAGTTTTACATTCCCgcttttttcttgatttcaGAAAATTTCACCTTCGTTTTAGAAAAAGTGTCACTGACACCATTATGCATCAATCAAAATATCAGAGACCATCAAGTatttaaacaaaaatacTTATGTAAGATGATGTATGTAGCGGAAATGAGTACTTTTCAaactattaaaaaaaaagactATATACTAAGGTACTAGGAAATGAAATTATGTATAATAGCGGACCTTCCTtctaaaatataaagactTGATCTTCCATCTTTGAGATTGGTTTAGCCCTTGGGTATCCCATAGTCACAGCGTTTCTCTTCACAGTACCCACCATTCTTGGTGGACCACAAATTAATAGTTGAACAGATTCTTCAGTTGGTTTtggtatatatttttccatCAACTCCAAGGTAACATAACCAGTTTCACCTTCCCAGTCTTCTCTTTCAGGATCGTCTAACAAGTAAACTATCTTAAATTGATCAGGTCTCCCAGATACCATTGCATCCAATTCCTTCTTCAACAAGATATCCTCTTCGTGAACATTCCCATAAAGTAAAGTAACTTGAGtcttatcattttcattcaaatagATAGCTTTCATAATCTGGAACATTGGCGCAATTCCACTCCCTCCAGCAATCATCCCCAATTTCTTACGACAATTAACTTCATATTCGTAATTACCTTGAGGTCCACATGCATTAATAGTCTCaccaattttcaaattcccAATaaactttgaaatattaCCATTAGGGTAAGTCTTaactaataattcaaattgtCCATGAGTATCAGAATCCAAGGAAGTTGGAGTATAAGATCTCATTATCATCTTACCATCGATATTTTCCTTAATAGAGATATGTTGACCAATTGGTAATCCCAAGATATCATCTTTATGAGGCAATCCAAAGGTGTATGTCGCGGTGTTATGTGTTAGGATTGTCTTGGAGATTAAAGGGAATTTATGGAATTTGCCCTTTTCTaagatgatttttttggttCTTATGGTGccaaatatattgattaattgtttgaaaatgaGTGTAAATAAAGCGGTGAAACCTAAGATTGTTAGGTATACCTTTGCTTTGGATGGGGTCGAAGGTTCGGTGGCAACATTTGCTGGAGTCCCTGTTGGCATAGTGTTCATATTTGAAGATACTTCGGTTTGAATATACATCAGACTTCtctattaataataattgacTCGGGTGTTCTTCAAAAAGGGTAAGAACTTTTTAGTTCACTTCAATGTTAAAAAGTTCgagatgaagaaatttttagagcaaataattaatttctGCAAAAAAAGTTAATAAGAAAGTAAGTGCAAGAATTAATGCTAAGAATATAAGTAACAGAGAGTAGTATAAATAATTTCGAAAATTCTCATAACATCtcattaataaaaaaaatagaatttATTCAACCATTCCtcaaaatgaagaaaaatgggTGTAGTTATTGGTTACCAAAAAGGTACTAAAAAAAGATAAGTTTAAAAAAATGCGCAAGCCGGGAATCGAACCCGGGGCCCAACGATGGCAACGTTGGATTTTACCACTAAACCACCTGCGCTTGTTTTCATGTTTTTTGTGAAATATGTGATTAGTATAAGGAAGTATTACTATCACGTCTTAATTGTCAAGAAGCTATGAGTCGTAACCAGAGAAGAGAGTTAAGAATTATCATGAATTTGTAAGGTTCCAAGTGATGTTTGGAACTTCTTTGTGCACTGTAAACATGTTTGTAGCTGCATTAAAATTTGTggattatatttaaatttctttttattgaattaaaaGTTGGATGTCATGGCAAGTATTTATGAGTTTTGTTTTATGTATACATGAAAATGTATTGCAGATTCTAACATTCGGATAAATTCCATAGCAAAGATATGTCGAACTTACAACGAAGAGCTAGACTCAAAGACAGTGCAAAGTGTATAAAAATCAGGGACCTAATGGTTTAATCCCTCCCTTCGtacaattatatatttatattccTATAGTTTATAcattatttcattattagatataataaaaatgaacaagaagtGACGGATAAGTATAAGGCTCAACAAGAACGACCTTTCTGGACTATTTAACGTACCACGATAGTCTTTAAAGCATCCACATTATCAGATTAAACTTAACCGATATCGGTGCACAGTATAACGGTTTTTGTTGTATAATATACTGGTGATGAGTCAATTCCactaaaatataaattacGCAATGCTGGAGATAAACTAGTAAGCGTCGCGTCtcaattatatttaaaCTGCTTACATTGAAGTATACTTACACCGGTAGTTTCATTTCATCAACCATATAGTTTCCTATCGCCCCTTAAGTAATTGTTGTGAGGGACCTTTCAACTTAATATAAACATCCGTTCCTACACCCCATAAactttgaatattaatatcaccttgaaataatttcaaataatttttcgACAATGGTAATCCATACCCCATACCAGAAattgtattattgttgACATCATCACTTCCAGGAATGGCAGCTTGTGGTAACGTATGTTCTACTGTGGAAGAATGTTTATTCAATGCATTTTCATTAGTGTCAATGTAACGATCATCAATTGGATTATATCtttcatttgatgaagtAAACGAATATTGGAAGATTTCAGATTCGATGTTCGGATTTATTCCTTTACCAAAATCTCTGAGTTTGATGGTTAACTCATTAGAATCAGTTTGGAAGAGAGACACTTCGATTGGTTTATGGACATTGTGATCCAATTGTGCCTTTAtggaatttttgaaaagttcTGTGAAGATGTATTCTAATATTATTGGAATGCATGGGAACGTCAAATCTTCAccatataaatatttaatcaTTGATGGAGGAGATGATGAGCTTTTCCTTTTGTCTGTTTGGAAAGAAATTTGATCATGTGctgtattatatttcatttgGCATAAATCATTGACGAATTCTACTGTTTGATTGATCAAAGTAGAAATTTTTAAGTTTTTATGTACTATACCAATCATATTAGGGTCATCATCAAGTTGAACAGGAGCTAATAAGGATAAATAGTTTGAGataatcaatttcattgaCATTCTATCTTTAATATGATCATCtaagaatttgaatatttttttccttgataataaatcttgatgaatttctttcaatCCATTGGATAAAAGTAtcaaattatcattatgttcattatttaatttttttaataaatcaatgattaaatcatcattatataaatcGTACGGGAATTGTTTTGATAATAGGGCTTCCAAAGTTcttaaatataatgaattaatttgattaatttttgGATTTGTGATGACGATATAAGgtaaattttgaattgaatttaattgtCTACACGTATATgatatcaaataatttattgtCTTTATGgttaaattatatttttcattggaTGTTAAtggtttttttttgaagtttGTCAAGAAACCATAAGATAATGGTGGAATTGGTTTTCTGGAATAATCTTGAATGAGCAATTCTATATTCGTTCGTATTTTGTAATGTGTTTGAAAGTCCAAATGAGAAACGGCAGGTTCCGTGAGGCTTTTATGACCAATTCCGTCGGTTTTAGCTgaaggatgatgatgctgatgatgttgatgcAGATGAGTCACCTTCCTGTTGAAAACGATCGATTTGGTCGAGAAATTGTGGCAGCTGTAAGGTGAGCGAGAAATGGTTCTTGGTATAAATTTCACTTGAGTAAGATGACGAGATGTCATTTTTGTTATTCCCTTAGAATTTTTTTGGTCAATTggatttttatttatctGTAGTCAGCATTGTATAAGTAGGAGTTCACTTATCGATATTACGTGATATATATCAGAAAAATTCAGAGTTTCAAGATTTCAAAAGTCCGCGACTCACAACACTAACAAACTTATATGAAAATTCAACAGCACagaatatttctttactCAGATTACTGAACTATTAAGTAAAACGACGATTATTAATGCcaatgtttctttttttctgaGAAATCcatcaaaaatatatatatatatgtataagATGAGAGATGtttaaaaggaaaatattaagTCAGCGTTTCATTAtcctttcttttttttttaactaATTTTACCATAATTTATTACAGTAATCTTGGTTCTTTTTCAGGTTGACCATCGTATGGATTGTTAAAGTAAAGCACTACTGTGTCCAAAGCCACCTTTGTGTGGGTGAATGTATTTAGTCCGGATCGACCTCTCGAACTGCAATgtgaaatattcaaatggACAATTTAATAAGATAGAAGATTAGAAAGAATCTACCTTAATACTTAAATAGGTCACGATAAATACAGATAGTGGATCGACGTATGTAAACACTATTAAATAACCGTTAAGTAATCAATAAAACCACAACAACatgaacaacaataatgacACTCAAGATCACATCAATAACTCTCAGGTAAACGAACAGAGAGACTCCTATGgcattaatattaaatcGGTACAGCTTTTATTAGTAATTTTCTATGATGTTGGACAGGATCCTCTTAAATAACCTATTGTGGACCCAGTGGTAACTGTTAAATTTCCAATGTATTCTCCAGAGAAAAATCCTTTCTTTGTTTACATTTGAAACTCATTTTGTGTTACGAAAAGAGCcttaagaaattttttaaacTCTGAGAActgaaagtgaaaaataaataaaaatttctcCTAGActctttaaataatttttaaatGCTTTCATCTAATAAACACAGTTTCAGAAATATTTTGAGGGAGATTTAAAAGAAAGTGCAATTAGCTATGTAAAATCTAAAGACCCGACGGGCTATTACctcaagaagaagaatgaaAGATAGAGAGAGCTATATAGATCAATCTCCAGCAGTCTGCCAAGATAAAATAGTATGGCAGCAACTATGGTAGTTTGCTTCTGCTTGTACTTTGGTATTATCACATATCACATACTGTCCACTCTCTGATTTGTCTGGGCTGTTGTTCTCTTTGTGTTTATTCCCTTGAACGGGGGGTTGCGTTGTCATATCATATATCAAAAATTTGTATATGCATATACTATACATATGCGTGTATGTGTATGTGCACGTGCACGTGTGCGTATGGTTGTAAATGGAGGGCGTTTCGGAACCATCCAGCGGCGACAGCCAGCGCCGTCAGATTCAGTTAGTTAATTAGTTAGTTAGGGCCACTTCTCCTTCCTCATCCATTAACTGCTCTTCTTGTATTTCTGTAATCACCGATTTCCAGATACTAAAGGTAATTGAAACCTCATAGTTGTCCCTTGGTTTTAGATATTACACACACACATACATACacacatacatacatacatacacaCATAAAGTAGATATCGATCCATTACTGAGTTCTATTCGAAAAGGTACAAAACACCAAAAACCTCGTAATGTCCACTTTCAACTCATTTACAAACTCCTTCAATAAGAGACTACAAGAATTGTCCACCACCGTGTCTCAAAAGACACAAGAATTCTCTACCAACATGCCGGATATTAATTCTTTGGCTCAATCCACTCAACGTATGGTCCAAGAAAGATTAGGCCAAGTAACAGATATCTCTCAATTACCagaagaatatttacaatTGGAAAGGAAAATCGATACCATTAAATCTGTTTATGATAATTTCTTATCTGTTACTAACACTTTTGAACATCAATCTTATGATTATCCAAACGTCGCTAGAGAATCTGTCAttgaattttccaaaagtGCTGTTTCTAAAGTCGAAGAATTATCTCATGCTACTTCGGCTTCTGAAGCTCAACAAATCTTAACTAATAATTCGAATCAAATTAAAGAGCCAAAAACTTTGAATTATGCCTTAAGTAAGGCCTCTTTAATTTCTAGTGAACAACTAAATAAACAATTCTCTACTGATGATGacaataatagtaattCCGATTTCAAACTTGTTTCATCAAtcttattgaaatttagTGACATTCAAGCAAAGATTGCTCAAGCAAGATTACAacaagatttattaattaaacaaaaatttaacaataatttaagaaatgatttaaatacAAGTTTTGAAAGAGCTCAAAAAGTTAGAAAAGATgttcaaaataaaagattaCAATATGACGTGGCAAGAactaatttattaaatgcTAAACCGGAAAAGGAAGCTTCATTAAGAGTTCAAAtggaattattagaagatcAATTCGCTCAAGCTACTGAACATGCCACCTTGGTCATGAATGAAATTATcgaaaattcaaattttatggaatatttaaatgaattggCTAGGGCTCAATTAgcttattatcaattatcttctaatataatgaatgatTTTGTGAAAAACattggtaataatagtgGTATACCAACTTCAACTACTACtgctactactactactgcCACTTCTAATGATGATACCGCAACACAATCAACGACGAAGATGGATGCTTCCAATACTCCTATCAATTTAGATGACAACTTagatgatgaggatgacGAATGACTACTGATTTGAATtacatattatattttgttgtCTCCCAAGTGTGTTTTATCAAGGAGTAATTTCtgattatatttaataaaatgaaatgagATAGGATGCGTTTCACTCTCTatcaaacaaacaaacaaacaaacaaacacATAATCAAACAAAGGAGCAACCCAAATGATCGCCAACAATAATGCTTTTTATTTATCTATCTACCtctaataaaaaaaaccCTACAATatagtttatatatataaaactacgtataatatttctttaagCTACAGCTTCTAAAAAAAGATCCCATTCATGTACCTCTCTCTCTCTGCAATAATAACATACGTTAAGGAGGGGGGGGCGAACAAAATACTCATTAAAAAAGAGGTCCTACCGGATTCGAACCGGGGTTGTCCGGATACAAACCGAAAAGTGATAACCACTACACTATAGGACCGTAACAACTTGATTTTTCTTGcttattctttttctacACAATCAACCAGGAAACCTACGTGCCCCCACGCNCAAAAAAACAAGACgtcaaaaattgaaagaaagaCAATGGAGATGGAGAGATGTGATGGACGGACATATATCAAACAGATCAGATTTCTTAACTATATGAGAGAGGAAGGGACTTTGTAATAGATATTCTTACTCAAGACAGTGCATTCTAAATAACCACCAAATACTTCAAGTGTTTTCTATTCATTATGACAACCACCAGTTCAGGCACCATTTCTCCAGAAACATTTCAAAAGTTCgaaaatcaaatcattgaatatgttttctttatgATAAGGCAAACCATTAGACTATGTCAATTATCATTACCTATATTAGTTAAATTCAGTCAAACTGAACCaaccattttcttcataataattgcaatcatttctttatatattgttTGGAAAGTAGTTACCAATATAATCACAATCATCAAGAGACTAATTTTCTTCACTCTAATTATTTCCatgattttaatttcattaagaGGTTTTGACgcattcattaataatgatttggTTTATTTAGGGACTTTGATAAAACAAGGTCAAAATCATGGTACTACATTAATTAAATGGGTAGACTATTTAAGGGAAAATGTCTACCACATGATTACTTTTGCGTGTACGTccacacacacacacacacacacacacacacagACACACAGACACACACAGACACACAGACACACACAGACACACAGacacacatatatatatatacgttttaaatattattataaccATATATTCTCTTTCTGTTCTTCATTTTATCAGAGGTTTACTTTTATCCTGTAGTTGTCCTATAGTAAGTATATCGAAGGTTAAAAATGTCTATTACGGTAATTCCCCGTTAAcacctttttttttcttgattcGGTAAACTTAAATAAACATATCGTTAAAGTACgtaaagaaacaataaaatGTTATAGAAAAACCAAAACTGTACCCATCAAACACATTCTACCTTTCTCTACCAACTAGAAATAATTCGTCGATCGAAAAATGCTGAAACCGTTGGTTAAAAAGTTCGCAATCTGGGCAACTAtcataacaataataacaaatatCTATATCTTCACATACCCATCAATTCATCCAACTCAATGTTCATGGAAATGTTATGATAAAACTAATGAATCTTCTGAACCAGACATATCATCCTTATCTTCTCTAGGAAAATATACATACTATACAAAAAGATACCTAAACGATATCAAAAATCAATACCTTACCAAGactgaacaagaaaatactAATGATATTCACCTATTAGCATTCGGTGATCCACAAATAAAAGGAATCTGGCATAACACTCCTTACATCACCAGATTAGATACATTCGGTAACGATTATTACCTAGGACATATCTATTCTATGATGCAAAAAAGACTATCACCTACTCATGTGGCCATCATGGgtgatttattttcatctcAATGGATTGGTGATTCtgaattctttaatagAACGAAAAGATATATGAATAGAATCTTTAAACGGAATGCAGATGATACGTGGTTATACgatttaaaaaaaaataatcatgATGAAATGGGGTTATATAAAGTTAATTGGACTAAATATGCCAACGAGTTTAAATTGAACCCAAATAATAGTTTTGCAGGTTATAAAGATGTTTATAGTTGGGATCCCGAAAATGAAAActatttgtttattaatatcacTGGAAATCATGACGTTGGGTACTCGGGGGATGCCACTTATCAACATATGAGTAGGTATCATGAAATCTTTGGTAAggataattttttcattgaatatGATGTGGAAACTGATCATCCTTGGAGAATTGTCGTTTTAAATACTTTGACTTTGGAAGGTCCTGCTTTACAACCTGAATTTGTTGATAATACTTGGGAATTCCTTTATcaagtttttgaaagaagatttaATGGTAGTACAATTCTTTTAACTCATGTACCATTttataaagaagaagggtTATGTGTAGATGGCCCTGAATTTAGATATTATCCAGAAGTTTATGAAAAGGAACCTTATAAGGCAAATCTATTAAGGTCTCAAAACCATATGAGTGAAGAAGCTACAaataaagttttcaatttaatttttgataataagaaaCCTGGTATTGTATTGAACGGCCATGATCATGAAGGTTGTGAAACCATATATAACAAAAAGGGAGCTTCATGGATAGCTACTAAGGACATTGATCCATCAGcagattattatttacaagaAATTACAGTAAGAGCAATGATGGGTGAGTTTAATGGGAATACAGGGTTAGTCACAGGTcattttaatgaattaacaaaattatgggatttcaatttcacaTTGTGTCCATTTAATATTCAACATTTCTGGTGGGCTGCAAAGGCTTCTGCCATTATAACAGGTTTTATTTGGTCA includes:
- the AGE2 gene encoding GTPase-activating protein AGE2 (similar to Saccharomyces cerevisiae AGE2 (YIL044C); ancestral locus Anc_7.227), coding for MSTTIQVKKALSALLRDPGNSNCADCKIQSHPRWASWSLGVFICIKCAGVHRSLGTHISKVKSVDLDTWKEEHLEMLIKMKNNNIANDYYENSLPGSSDLRNGITDTNKLILFIKNKYEYKKWIGTNLHLAKHETSESLPSSGDSSNSLLDIGINTDAVGNNNNNDHNNKTAHISHERPHPKSASGSLLNLQTSSDKFKSTRTKDTHRNISRIQSNPTRERAQPEIVQRPDLKKSILSLYSKPASNSQSQSQSTFFNNNNNNNVTSASTPALGSTFPSANANIINNTNNNSTFNMNMNMNFSTNSNNNNDRNSSNISLEDNDLFKNVWT
- the CBR1 gene encoding cytochrome-b5 reductase (similar to Saccharomyces cerevisiae CBR1 (YIL043C); ancestral locus Anc_7.225) — its product is MYIQTEVSSNMNTMPTGTPANVATEPSTPSKAKVYLTILGFTALFTLIFKQLINIFGTIRTKKIILEKGKFHKFPLISKTILTHNTATYTFGLPHKDDILGLPIGQHISIKENIDGKMIMRSYTPTSLDSDTHGQFELLVKTYPNGNISKFIGNLKIGETINACGPQGNYEYEVNCRKKLGMIAGGSGIAPMFQIMKAIYLNENDKTQVTLLYGNVHEEDILLKKELDAMVSGRPDQFKIVYLLDDPEREDWEGETGYVTLELMEKYIPKPTEESVQLLICGPPRMVGTVKRNAVTMGYPRAKPISKMEDQVFIF
- the PKP1 gene encoding protein kinase PKP1 (similar to Saccharomyces cerevisiae PKP1 (YIL042C); ancestral locus Anc_7.222) translates to MTSRHLTQVKFIPRTISRSPYSCHNFSTKSIVFNRKVTHLHQHHQHHHPSAKTDGIGHKSLTEPAVSHLDFQTHYKIRTNIELLIQDYSRKPIPPLSYGFLTNFKKKPLTSNEKYNLTIKTINYLISYTCRQLNSIQNLPYIVITNPKINQINSLYLRTLEALLSKQFPYDLYNDDLIIDLLKKLNNEHNDNLILLSNGLKEIHQDLLSRKKIFKFLDDHIKDRMSMKLIISNYLSLLAPVQLDDDPNMIGIVHKNLKISTLINQTVEFVNDLCQMKYNTAHDQISFQTDKRKSSSSPPSMIKYLYGEDLTFPCIPIILEYIFTELFKNSIKAQLDHNVHKPIEVSLFQTDSNELTIKLRDFGKGINPNIESEIFQYSFTSSNERYNPIDDRYIDTNENALNKHSSTVEHTLPQAAIPGSDDVNNNTISGMGYGLPLSKNYLKLFQGDINIQSLWGVGTDVYIKLKGPSQQLLKGR
- the GVP36 gene encoding Gvp36p (similar to Saccharomyces cerevisiae GVP36 (YIL041W); ancestral locus Anc_7.221); amino-acid sequence: MSTFNSFTNSFNKRLQELSTTVSQKTQEFSTNMPDINSLAQSTQRMVQERLGQVTDISQLPEEYLQLERKIDTIKSVYDNFLSVTNTFEHQSYDYPNVARESVIEFSKSAVSKVEELSHATSASEAQQILTNNSNQIKEPKTLNYALSKASLISSEQLNKQFSTDDDNNSNSDFKLVSSILLKFSDIQAKIAQARLQQDLLIKQKFNNNLRNDLNTSFERAQKVRKDVQNKRLQYDVARTNLLNAKPEKEASLRVQMELLEDQFAQATEHATLVMNEIIENSNFMEYLNELARAQLAYYQLSSNIMNDFVKNIGNNSGIPTSTTTATTTTATSNDDTATQSTTKMDASNTPINLDDNLDDEDDE
- the APQ12 gene encoding Apq12p (similar to Saccharomyces cerevisiae APQ12 (YIL040W); ancestral locus Anc_7.218), which produces MTTTSSGTISPETFQKFENQIIEYVFFMIRQTIRLCQLSLPILVKFSQTEPTIFFIIIAIISLYIVWKVVTNIITIIKRLIFFTLIISMILISLRGFDAFINNDLVYLGTLIKQGQNHGTTLIKWVDYLRENVYHMITFACTSTHTHTHTHTQTHRHTQTHRHTQTHRHTYIYIRFKYYYNHIFSFCSSFYQRFTFIL
- the TED1 gene encoding Ted1p (similar to Saccharomyces cerevisiae YIL039W; ancestral locus Anc_7.216); translation: MLKPLVKKFAIWATIITIITNIYIFTYPSIHPTQCSWKCYDKTNESSEPDISSLSSLGKYTYYTKRYLNDIKNQYLTKTEQENTNDIHLLAFGDPQIKGIWHNTPYITRLDTFGNDYYLGHIYSMMQKRLSPTHVAIMGDLFSSQWIGDSEFFNRTKRYMNRIFKRNADDTWLYDLKKNNHDEMGLYKVNWTKYANEFKLNPNNSFAGYKDVYSWDPENENYLFINITGNHDVGYSGDATYQHMSRYHEIFGKDNFFIEYDVETDHPWRIVVLNTLTLEGPALQPEFVDNTWEFLYQVFERRFNGSTILLTHVPFYKEEGLCVDGPEFRYYPEVYEKEPYKANLLRSQNHMSEEATNKVFNLIFDNKKPGIVLNGHDHEGCETIYNKKGASWIATKDIDPSADYYLQEITVRAMMGEFNGNTGLVTGHFNELTKLWDFNFTLCPFNIQHFWWAAKASAIITGFIWSFYVLL